The following coding sequences are from one Rhipicephalus microplus isolate Deutch F79 chromosome 3, USDA_Rmic, whole genome shotgun sequence window:
- the LOC142804157 gene encoding uncharacterized protein LOC142804157, whose translation MTGSVINWHKTTAFWYGNWDVRPEVYLNVKWESKPLKYLGVPLDSYHDNADYWKGEAETLRQKTNAWGGRDLSIFARATVCNMFLISKIWYVMQVICMSRVNVQKFHKIFAVFVCKSPWERTSRSNLFQSVSNGGLGLCHLFIRQVVSRFIFLRDQRNKFLQTVIKVRLSSRIPDFVVSTNSGMCRYVSGFLREVIQSFEFLKVRFSLEYLATVKRKNLYRDLRDVLLPTPLYRSMFSGGPGQDVLKRVKKMKVKAGAKTFFFKLHSGTLPVKQWLADKGIDVPWTTNCLLCKTPETIDHVFIHCWDAVFHWDILQRTLKKDLPITSHGIRFLCVDEDDGIPYDMVMLISLHSIWQTTMAYRHLDQNIRPVRENFIANMRYITEVYKQEEEPPSWLTMLEELCNLKKF comes from the coding sequence ATGACGGGCAGTGTAATTAACTGGCATAAAACAACTGCCTTTTGGTACGGCAACTGGGATGTGAGGCCTGAGGTATACCTTAACGTAAAATGGGAAAGCAAACCCCTAAAGTACCTCGGTGTACCCTTGGACAGCTATCACGACAACGCGGATTACTGGAAAGGTGAAGCAGAAACCCTCAGGCAAAAAACAAATGCCTGGGGTGGTCGGGATCTGTCTATATTCGCACGTGcaactgtgtgcaacatgtttttgatATCAAAAATCTGGTATGTCATGCAAGTTATCTGTATGTCACGCGTCAATGTACAGAAGTTTCACAAGATTTTTGCTGTGTTTGTGTGCAAATCACCGTGGGAACGTACAAGCCGGTCTAATTTATTCCAGTCCGTTAGTAATGGCGGACTCGgtttatgtcatttatttattagacaagttgtctctcggtttattttccttcgcgatcaaagaaacaaatttctgcaaacagtgataaaagtaaggctgtcgtcacgcatcccagattttgttgtgtctacaaacagtggtatgtgccgatatgtgtctggttttttgagagaagttatacagtcttttgagtttttgaaagtgcgcttttcgctggaatatcttgccactgttaagcgaaaaaatctgtacagggatctccgtgatgtcttgttaccaacacctttgtacagatctatgttcagtggaggacccggacaggatgttttgaaaagggtcaaaaagatgaaagtaaaagcaggggcaaagactttcttttttaaattgcattccgggactctccctgtaaagcagtggctagcggacaagggaatcgatgtaccatggacaaccaattgtttactttgtaaaacacctgagacaatagaccatgtgtttattcattgctgggacgctgtctttcattgggacatccttcaaagaacattgaaaaaagatctccccattacaagccatggcattcgttttctctgtgtggatgaggacgacggcataccatacgacatggttatgttaattagtcttcacagcatctggcagaccactatggcttacagacatcttgaccagaacatacgtcctgtccgggagaacttcattgcaaatatgcggtatatcactgaggtgtataaacaagaagaagaacctcccagctggctaacaatgttagaggaattgtgcaacctgaaaaaattttaa
- the LOC142803156 gene encoding uncharacterized protein LOC142803156 translates to MHGDPRARPYRVEDYRDTLAKLGALDDVLALGAYQMNHVWAVTLTSSEAARKLLSAVDVKVKDRPCLLIDPNNREVRLKLHWLLHGETDEDVRVALTPYGKVFDVKREKWRALGITEKGSTTRSVGLKLHSDVKVDDIPHQLKIAGELTLVVVPGRAPLCLRCKSTGHIRRDCRVPRCSRCRRFGHEDDDCAKTYASVTGPAQESVLDTPLGTARRRMQLLH, encoded by the exons atgcatggtgatccgagagcccggccttaccgcgtcgaagattaccgggacactttggccaagcttggtgcgctcgacgacgttttggcgttgggggcgtatcaaatgaaccacgtatgggctgtgacactgacgagttCTGAAgctgctcggaagttgctctcagccgtcgatgtgaag GTAAAAgatcgcccatgtttgctcattgacccgaataaccgcgaggttcgcttgaagcttcactggttgctgcacggcgAGACCGATgaagacgtgcgtgttgccttgactccctaTGGGAAAGTATTCGATGTGAAGCGGGAGAAGTGGCGAGCACTGGGCATCACTGAAAAGGGCTCAACGAcgcggtctgtgggactaaagctgcactccgacgtcaaggtggatgacattccgcaccagctcaagattgccggagagttgactctcgttgtcgttccgggccgtgctccgttgtgcctacggtgcaagagtaccggtcacatacgtcgcgactgccgagtaccccgctgcagtcgttgtcgccgcttcggccacgaagacgacgactgtgcgaagacatatgccagtgtgaccggaccagcgcaggaaa GCGTTTTGGACACGCCCCTGGGAACTGCACGAAGACGTATGCAGCTGCTGCACTGA